gagTAAGGAcaattggtcattttttttttcctgttcgtTCTTATTAAAACTTCACCTAATGCATAAGTAGCCATCTTATAATAATTGCATCTAGTGCTCCTGGCAGTTGGGCCCACTGTTCTAAACGTTCAAAATCggttaataaatgaatgaacctctAATAGTGACACCTCCCCTCCCACTAGAACTTAcgcttttcaaaaaataaaacttttaacaaACAATACGATTACATCCTTTGCTTTGAAGACTAACATTTTTGCAGGAATGGTACCTTTATAAAGATCGTGGTTGCCCCCGTAcatatttgttctttcttcatatccaattaaatgaaaatactagTCTTTCCGTAGCCCAACTCTCTAGGCTTGTTGGGTCTAGCTcagaagaaaggaagcaggagCCGTTGGATTTAAACAGTTTGGTGTAATCCTTTTCTACGCTCTCTCGCTAGCCGGGGCCGTGCTGTCGGCTACCCGGGGCTTTCCGTCCGCGCAGTACCGGAATGAAGGAGTCTGGGAGGGGGTCGGGGAAGGAAAAGACGGAAGAGATATTAAGTAATTGGTTCTTGAAGGTATAAAACGATGTTTGGAGTCTACTCCAAAGCACTGATTTCAAACGCCCGCCCCCTGGGCCGTTTCAGCCCCGCCTATTGCTGTCGTCACGCCGACTTCCGCCTTGGCCTCCGCCGATTGGTTCCTGCCACCGCCTCTGAAGGGCGGCCTGAGAACTTAGGGTTTGCTTCCGGGTCTTGGGTTTTGGCCCTGGAAGCAGAGGTTTCTGGGAAGCAAGAAGCGTACTGGGGTCTGTTTCATCTCCGGAGGCTGCTGTATCGGACCTCCGCCACCGTGAGCGGCAGGACAGCAGACTGTGAGTGGAGCGGAAAAGGGCGGTTGCGGGCGGAGGCGGAGAACCTGAGCGCTGGCGGAGGAGGCCCCGGAGAGGCGGGCGGGTGGCGGAGCCCGGCCACGGAGGGTGCAGCGTGAAGGCGGCTCTGCAGACGGCGTTAAGTAGGGTCCGGGAGCCCCCGTCCCTCGCCGAGTGGACCCTGGGTGAAGAGTCAGCGGATTCTGGGTGACTACCCGAAGGCGATCTCCCCAGAGGCGAAAATGATAATAATCCAGGGGTGTGGGAGGCGGCGGCGTCCCTCCCTGTTTCTCCCTGTTTGGATacatccctttcccttttttgaaaaaaaaaatctagacaagTATACCAGTCCCCCCCAAGTTTCCCCAGACACTTGCTTTTCCGACGCTTgaaagggttttgtttgttttttttttttttttgtggccaCATCTGCTATGCAGTATCCTTTAGCTGCTCAAAACCGAAAGTAACAGAAGGATCGGGTCCCTGGTTTTTGTTTATCCGATTCCTCTGTGGGTGGGTTCCTGTGTTTTGAGCATTCCTTAGATTGTAACTTGCAAAAGATCTGATTTATATTGTGTTGGCTGCTACAGGAGAAATTTGAATCAACAAAATGTTGTTGGAGAACTTTGCGCATGTAACTGTCATCGAAGGTTAGAGCACACTTTTCAGCACACAAAGTAACTTTGTCagttaattttttagattttgttttgttttgtttttctttttgtagttgcTAGCCTATTTTTCTGCTGTGTGAAGTTTAGATAAAATGGGAACCTTAAGGATTCTGGTGGTGTAAGGTtgagctgagattttttttttaactccgaCATGGCAGTACTGTATTTTACAAGGGCTTTGACGTGTCAGGTCCCATAATTTCATAATATTATGTGAGGAAtatccccattccacagatggCAGAGCTtggtggcttgcccaaggtcacagagccaggagaACAGGAACACAGACTCAGATCTTCGTGACAGAATTGTTTGTACTAAACTTCTGCTTTATTCCTTGAACACCCTGAGCctcattatttgttttcttgagaACTTTTGAGATTATTTTAACTAAGTCTTTGGGACTGAGCTATGGAAATTATTTCACGATGGAATCAATGGATATTGATTAATAGTTTATAAGATGAGAGTTTGTGGTATTGGAAATAACTTGACACTGTTTTCCTTCAAAGCATAAAAGATGACAACAGCGGCTAGGCCAACTTTTGAACCTGCaagaggtgggagaggaaaaggagaaggtgATTTGAGCCAACTCTCAAAGCAGTATTCAAGTAGAGACCTACCCTCTCATACAAAGATAAAATATAGGTAATGaacatttaaagtttttcttgTTTCACAAAGCAAGACCAAAATCTGTTAAATGGCATGTTCTTGAGATAGTAGCATGTTTGGGTTATTATCACTTAAGTTAATCTGTTTTCATAGTAGAATGCAATAGTCTATCTAATGTTAAAATTATACTATATGATTGTAAAATGCTGCTGGATATTCCTTAAGCAGAAATTCCAGTTAACCAGGAATTTCTGTATATAGATGGAACAAGAACTATTACATTACCTCTGAGGGACCAGCACTGTCAGTACTAATAATATGAGATTAAAAGTGTTACTGTAACAAGCCCTGAGTTGACATACAGCAAAAAGTAAAGATATTTTAATCAATTTGCAGCCTTATTATGGGAAAGTTTGTGATTCAGTTTGAGGTTCTTGAAATATTGGAAACATCACAGGATACTTGTTAGTAACCTTCAGATTAGGGTAATGATCTTGTCCAGTTCCCATAATGGGCCTTGATGCTTCAGGGACTAAGGACAAAGTTGCTTTTTGTGAATTGTCTTCCGTTACTACAGCCATGTGTTTTTAGAAGCACTGTTGCCCGGGTTTGTTTCTACTTTAGACAGACCACTCAGGATGCCCCTGAAGAGGTTCGGAACCGTGACTTCAGGAGAGagttggaagagagagaaagagctgctgcaagagagaaaaatagagacCGCCCAGCCCGAGGTACCAACACTACCCCAGACATTTCTCGGATAGAATTATGTTGACAATAGTTTGTCTTTCATGTGGTAGTTGGAACAGattactatttttgtttgtttgcctttaaATATTGGTGTGAGATACAACACTCTTAAATGATTAGATTAGATTGGATTAGTTAGATTAGATTGGATTAGATTAGAGATGATGATGAAATTGATTCCAGTTCCATCTTATGCTTCTGTGTTAGAAAGAACTGGGTCATCTGAGGATATTTAGCAGTTACTGTTTCAGTTCAGATCAAGGAGTTTTtgactatttacagcagccagaCTTTTTGAGGTCCCATCATTTCTGTCTGTGAAAGTCtcccatttttatttctagcatttgtAAACTATTGCCTAACTTTCCTGATAAAGGCTACagttcccattttaaaatcaatcctttcattaactcattcaacaaatatttgccaaGAACTTGTTTACCAAGCACTGTGGTTATAATTCCCTACTGTCATGCTTTAAACATAAGTTCTTTGTGCCCAGTGGGTCCCTAAAATGTTAGAAGAAATGCAGGAATTTGTTTCAGTAAGCTAAACAATGTTTATTTCTCCCCAGAACATACAACCTCCTCTTCAGTGTCAAAGAAGCCTCGCTTAGACCAGATTCCTGCTGCCAACCTCGATGCAGATGATCCTCTGACAGATGTATGTTTTACTTCCTCCTCTCATCTCCATGTAGTAATTTACTTAGCatttttctgaaatacttttttattcttttggcttTAAGAAGAGCTGTGTATTCATTTTTACTTACTGCTATTCAATTGTAGCCCTGACTTCAGTACTAAactttatagtttattttaaaacaaaaagcattatcTTGTGGTTAATCAAACTTCAAGAACAAGTTTGCTCTCTGcagaaccaaaaaaagaagagatctACTAAAAGATATgcttccttaaaaaataattccctATATTCAGCCATGGAGATTGACTAGTTATCCTCCTCCAGAGGGCACGCTTCAGACCGGGCTCCTTATCCATAGCAACCCCCACAGCGATCGCAGGGGCCTTCCCTTCCATCTTAGCTACTGATGATGCCCCTTCCAGGTGTTCAGTGCACTTAATGGTGTTTTTCTCAAAGAAAGAAGTGATCTAAGTGAAAGGTTTTTAATGGTTGGCACTTCAACATTCAAGTTTAGTGGGGCCACACAGTCTATAATTAATTTGCAGATTTCTATATACAGAGGAAAAATCTGAGTGACTTTTCAAGGGTAATATCTAATTAAGCATATATATTAGCCATTCTAGAGTTAACagactgaattaaaaattaactcagtAATTAAAGATAGGGAACCCAATTTTAAGTGAGGTTTAATGATTATtcaattgaaattattttcttctgagaatttAGCCCCTTTTTTTGTACTTTTGATTATCCTTAACTTTCTGGTTGTTTGGAGCTGTATAAAATTGTTTTGACTCCCAGCGTCAAAGTATGTACTGTGTATTAGTGTGAAGTGTTCGTTTTCTGGCTTTAGGAATATTTTCGTATGTAAATTCCCTTTTGACCCTGTACGTTTGAAAGGTACTTTATTATACCACTTGCTGTTACAATGTCTAAACCATGTCAGAGGTTGACATTTCAATAAGGAGTTGTAAGCTTTTTTGTgggattttgttttgcattttggtTGGTTGCTGATTTTAATCATATTTAGATACATTTACCTTCCGACCAGGAAAATTAATTCTGCTCCAGAGATTTGATAAGTGCagtttttatggggaaaaaaaatgaataacgtATGTTGTGTCTCCAATCTCCTGGGCCATCACCATTCTGTCTTAGGaggaagatgaagatgaagactTCGAAGAGGAGAGTGACGATGACGACACTGCAGCCCTTCTCGCAgagctggaaaaaattaaaaaagaacgcGCTGAGGAGCAGGCCAGGAAGGTAGAATCaatgtgttaaatatttaccttttctcatgtgaacaaaagcagaaaaaagcttttttaattcaagtaacATCACCTTGTGTTAGAAATCGTCCTTGCCGTGTCTCGATGTTGCAAGTACCTGTAATTTCTGTGACACCCTaagtcttttggttttgttggaAATTCTTCTAGCTAATTCAGACACACTTGATAGTACTTGTTAAGTTGCtcttcattcacttatttgttcagCAGACATTTAGTCAGGGTCTGTTAAGTTTCAGAAGAACCAGAGATGATTAAGATGTAGTCATCACCTACAAAGAACCCCCAGGTATAATGAGgccatctttctccctctccttgtcTTCTGCCCCAGCCTTGTTTCCAGGCACTTGCTGAGGCTGTCTGTCAATAGATTTGGTATCACCGAGGGCAATTTCCCTAGCTTCTCTGAGTCCACAGTCTCTGCACTTacacaatgaaagaaaagaaagtctaaCTCAAAGATAGTTAGAAGGAGTAAACAGGGTCCATAGTAGGTACTTTTAAACTCCTAGTGAATTACGCATAGTAGtaacaataaaagagaaaacttggGAGGCAAGACCAGGTCTGAGCAGTAGAGGTTTGTAGACCAAAGCTGAAGGAGTTTGGACTCTGTTCTGAAGGACACTTGGAGCTGGTGGATTCAGCAGGAGGTGGTAAGGTTGgatatgcattttagaaagacTTCTCTGGCCGAGGAgtggagggtgggtggagaaaaaaaaactgactagGAGGCTGTTCCAGTAATTCTCATGTGCGGTAATGAGTTTAGGAATAGAGGAGCTTTCTCAAATCCAACTCCTATTAGGCAGTAAGTAAACAGATGCTGCTAGACCTATCAAGGAGGTAGAATTGTCCAGAGAAAGTGAGTGATCAGATGTGGCAGTTTCCGGGTGATGGTGCCGGACACTAATTCAGGGAATGTGGAAGCAGTGGCATGTTTCggtggagagaaaagagatgatTTCTGTTTGGAACATACTGAATTTGATGCACTGTGAGACATTCAAGTACGTATATCTGCCTCTACTTTCAACCAGAACAGAGCAGCTCTTTTTAGGGGCTTCTGTATAAGATTTTATTTGAGCCAGAAATTGTTCTGTTATTTAAAAGAATGCAAAGCCCTGACGTAGGTTAATGCTTGGAACCTAGGGAGGTAGAGTTCATGTGGGTCAGAAGGATCAGGGAAGAATTCAGAAAAGAAGTAGAACTTGTGATAGGCTTTGAAGACTGCCAGAATTCAGATTGGAAGAagaagaatatgttttaaaaaaccatttttcATCAGAATTTAGCATAGGAGAGCGTAAGTCCTAAAGAATTGTAAGACCATTCCTGATACTGCTTGCACACCACAAGAGGGCAGGTGTTCTATTCAGGGTTCTTCTTGGCCTCGCCAACAGCCCTGGATACACAAAGAGACATTTAAATGCATTTGGTTGACCTTTAGGGAACGTAAACATTTTAGACAGAAGATCTTAGCAATTTTGCAGGGTTCATCTGATTTCTTTGTACAAGAATATATTGGTGGTTTTTGGAGTTGAatgacagctttatttctttcatcCCTGTTTCACTTTCTGGCTTTTAATGGCCCATCTTTGAGGCGTTCCAAAATGCTTTCAAACCAGTCAGCCTGTGTCAGGGGCTGggaaactttctgtaaagggtcagataatAAGTATTTCAGGCTGCAGGCCATATGGCCTCTGTCTTATCTATTCAGTTCTGCTAGTTGTAGTACAAGCAGCCGTAGGcaatactgaaataaatgcatgtgattggataataataaaattttatttacagggCAGGATGGTTCGGATTTGACCAATCCGCAGGCTGTCTAGCCCTTATACCCATGTTCATGAAACAGTGTACCTGGTGCTTGAATATGGGAAGAGTTGGCTTCTTTTCTCCCAGTGCTGTGGGTGGCAGCCAGCCAGTAACCCTGAAGGAGACAGCATTCCAAACGTCAAACGGCCCGGACTGTATTTCATCACACATGTTGTCATAAGTTTGGATACGTTGTATACTTGATACCCAATTTTTCTAGCACCTCAGAGATAAGTCTTTTTACTTTCAGCATCAGTATAATTTGTTGAAAATAGCTTTTAGGAAACTGTCTGTTCTTAGTCTATGGTGGATGCTCCTGACTTTTGTTTGCTTAAGGTATGAAAATGACCTAAAGgaattttcctgtttatttcccTGAAAATTGCATCTTCTCACCTCCCAATTATTTGGCCCTGTAAAAATGAAATCTGATGTTCAcatttgattattaaaatgaagTATCTTTAACCTGTGTAGAAAATCAGGTTATTTTTCCAAGTGGTCTAACACAGGTTCGTTTTAAATGGACTCtcagaaagtctttttttccttgatcTATTAAGTCAGCAATTTTCTGTCATCCCCAAAACACAGCAAAGTGGGATTTATCTTTGGTTTAAGATAGCATGGAATCAGGTAGATCTAGAAG
This Camelus ferus isolate YT-003-E chromosome 10, BCGSAC_Cfer_1.0, whole genome shotgun sequence DNA region includes the following protein-coding sequences:
- the CWC15 gene encoding spliceosome-associated protein CWC15 homolog codes for the protein MTTAARPTFEPARGGRGKGEGDLSQLSKQYSSRDLPSHTKIKYRQTTQDAPEEVRNRDFRRELEERERAAAREKNRDRPAREHTTSSSVSKKPRLDQIPAANLDADDPLTDEEDEDEDFEEESDDDDTAALLAELEKIKKERAEEQARKEQEQKAEEERIRMENILSGNPLLNLTGPSQPQANFKVKRRWDDDVVFKNCAKGVDDQKKDKRFVNDTLRSEFHKKFMEKYIK